From the genome of bacterium, one region includes:
- the kdsB gene encoding 3-deoxy-manno-octulosonate cytidylyltransferase, protein MNVLGVIPARFASTRFPGKPLARLLDRPMIQWVYERASQSATLSALWVATDDRRIAAAVEGFGGRAIMTREDHPSGSDRIAEVAARMAPLPDLVVNIQGDEPLIDPRAIDLAVSVVLSDATAEFSTLACPITRAEELQDPNVVKVALAQDHTALYFSRSPIPHCRDCRSGREWLEHYQYLKHIGVYVFRRELLLKFVKWPPGHLERVERLEQLRLLERGIKIHVARTEYDGRSIDTPTDLEALTRDLSTKSR, encoded by the coding sequence ATGAATGTTCTCGGTGTGATTCCGGCCCGTTTTGCTTCCACGCGTTTTCCCGGCAAGCCGCTGGCGCGCTTGCTGGACCGTCCGATGATTCAATGGGTGTATGAACGCGCCAGCCAGTCCGCGACGTTGAGTGCGCTGTGGGTGGCGACCGATGACCGCCGCATCGCAGCAGCGGTGGAGGGATTTGGCGGCCGCGCGATCATGACGCGCGAGGATCATCCCAGCGGCAGCGACCGCATCGCCGAAGTCGCTGCCAGAATGGCTCCCTTGCCGGATCTGGTGGTGAACATTCAGGGCGACGAGCCGCTCATCGATCCGCGCGCCATCGATCTGGCGGTCAGCGTGGTGTTGAGCGATGCCACTGCCGAATTCAGCACCCTGGCCTGTCCGATCACGCGGGCCGAGGAACTGCAGGATCCCAACGTCGTCAAAGTGGCGCTGGCGCAGGATCACACCGCGCTTTACTTTTCCCGCTCTCCCATCCCCCATTGCCGCGACTGCCGCTCCGGCCGGGAGTGGCTGGAGCACTACCAGTATCTGAAACACATCGGCGTTTATGTTTTCCGGCGTGAGCTGTTGCTGAAGTTCGTCAAGTGGCCGCCCGGCCATCTCGAGCGGGTGGAACGCCTCGAGCAACTGCGCCTGCTCGAGCGTGGCATCAAAATTCATGTGGCGCGCACCGAATATGACGGAAGGAGTATCGACACCCCCACAGACCTCGAGGCGCTGACGCGCGATTTGTCGACCAAAAGCCGTTGA
- a CDS encoding MFS transporter, which translates to MKSQAQSRHRPAPPASAAPSASPPAGRRNVVTLGVVSLLNDMAAEMVYPIIPIFLTTVLAAPVAIVGLIEGIAEATASVLKVFSGWLSDRWQSRKRFVTGGYTLAAVAKILLALAAAWPQVLLARFVDRAGKGLRTAARDALIADSTAAHQRGAAFGLHRGLDTAGAVLGPLLGLALLQILQNDYRTIFLISAVPALLAVLLLIALVREPQRSAGNLPAAELLKWRQCDPAFKKFLLASALFALGNSSDAFLILRAQALGYSTSAAVLLFVVFNAVYALLAFPLGKLADRFGARPLLAASFLLFALIYAGFGRAGHAAWLWLLFPLYGLYMAMSEGVGKAYIAGLVPAERRGTALGLFYTVTGVITLLASTVAGLLWSYLGPAAPFYFGAVLALLACGVFVNSK; encoded by the coding sequence GTGAAAAGTCAAGCACAAAGCCGCCACAGGCCGGCGCCTCCCGCGTCCGCCGCGCCTTCCGCCTCGCCGCCGGCCGGCCGCAGAAATGTCGTCACGCTCGGCGTGGTGAGCCTGCTGAACGACATGGCAGCGGAGATGGTTTATCCCATCATCCCGATATTTCTCACCACCGTGCTGGCCGCGCCGGTGGCCATCGTCGGTTTGATTGAAGGCATTGCCGAAGCCACGGCCAGCGTGCTGAAGGTCTTTTCCGGCTGGCTGTCCGATCGCTGGCAATCGCGCAAACGTTTCGTTACCGGCGGCTACACGCTCGCGGCAGTTGCCAAGATCTTGCTGGCGCTGGCCGCCGCCTGGCCGCAGGTTTTGCTCGCGCGCTTCGTCGATCGCGCCGGCAAGGGCCTGCGCACCGCCGCCCGCGATGCGCTCATCGCCGATTCCACTGCTGCCCATCAGCGCGGCGCCGCGTTCGGTTTGCATCGCGGACTCGACACCGCCGGCGCGGTGCTCGGCCCGCTGCTCGGGCTGGCCTTGCTGCAGATTTTGCAGAACGATTATCGTACAATCTTCTTGATTTCCGCGGTGCCCGCGCTGCTGGCGGTGTTGCTGCTGATCGCGTTGGTGCGCGAACCGCAGCGCAGCGCCGGCAATCTGCCGGCGGCGGAACTTCTGAAGTGGCGGCAATGCGATCCCGCCTTCAAGAAATTCTTGCTGGCCAGTGCCCTGTTTGCGCTGGGCAACAGCTCCGACGCGTTTCTCATCCTGCGGGCACAAGCGCTCGGCTATTCCACCAGCGCTGCCGTGCTGCTGTTTGTGGTCTTCAATGCCGTCTATGCTCTGCTTGCCTTCCCGCTCGGCAAACTTGCCGACCGCTTCGGCGCGCGACCATTGCTCGCTGCTTCGTTCTTGCTATTCGCATTGATCTATGCCGGTTTCGGCCGCGCCGGACACGCTGCCTGGCTGTGGTTGTTGTTTCCGCTGTATGGCTTGTACATGGCGATGAGTGAGGGCGTGGGCAAGGCTTACATCGCGGGCTTGGTGCCGGCGGAAAGGCGGGGCACGGCGCTGGGCTTGTTCTACACCGTCACCGGCGTGATCACTCTGCTGGCCAGCACCGTGGCCGGGCTGTTGTGGAGTTATCTCGGACCGGCAGCGCCGTTCTACTTCGGTGCGGTCCTGGCGCTGCTGGCGTGCGGGGTTTTTGTGAATTCGAAATAG
- a CDS encoding CotH kinase family protein, translating to MTRLRISHHPSLILLATFFCCLSGTTFLPAQTIVLNELLASNQAVILDEDGEASDWLELYNAGTAPVNLSGYTITDKAEEPAQWVFPEVTLAPASYLLVWASGKDRPDPAHLHTNFKLGGSGEFLGLFDPAGVVVDSLTFGAQTTDVSYGRLPDGSATFVFMQTPTPAAANRGDTPPETNLTFSQPQGVYQGSVTVALSTNHPTGEIRYTLTGDEPTAQTSRYTQPLTFTRTTVLRARVFAGGEAQTRIISGTYILNDRPNLPIIVVATAPANLWDAEIGIYVNPQGEGDAWERPVDVALIENGVTQFAAPAGIRIHGNSSRVDAKKSLRLYFRSDYGQSTLDYRVFPQKPIDKFKRLVLYAPSGDQATGSGTFTMVNDALTHSLWHEVGGAISAFRPAALYLNHEYWGVYWIRERIDDEYIESNYGITDMDLHRSQWGTSEPELREGDAVFWDETFAFFEQNDLRVPANYERVKSRYADLENFTDYHIMNIFGANWDWPHNNLDRCHDRAGDPRWFWIMWDTGAAWRHASPDHPTLAWATRDQVRTDIKFNDDESLLWSTLMLRRLLANGEYRRYFINRFADLINTTLASRNVESHLNRLVALIAPEMERELTRWGSEDHSVWERNLNAVRNFIHERPAYQREQLMQKFGLSGMATVSILPAEGEGQVTLNTITPVDLPWQGEYFRGIPLTVKATPSPGYAFERWSDASLPAKAEISLTLNRDLALQAIFSTETDTFFISELRIGPVTANAATIVWRTNKAAQTQIEYGTTAAYGQQTPWTSTFLTRHEITLSGLTPDTRYHFRVRNRDREGNEVNSADSVFTTLAFTPVRVAARVEIDPHNEWEFFTCRVFNLSEVARLTQVEIAGQDESAFDLFRNGNSFTVTPDVEENNDNVTSQAVTLTFAGGGLAPGASDSNGEDNDLDWLTRRVQITVHFDDGNVLSGEAMNEGDTDDGNPDLWAVDLSLNGVPEVKRGETSVAASSALPRAFALAPNYPNPFNSGTLWPLDLPENGLLRAVIYNLQGQRVAELSDQRWQAGRHTLRWEGKDSAGRTVSSGIYLLRLFFEGESGSRQVVTRRLVFLR from the coding sequence ATGACTCGATTGCGTATTAGCCACCATCCCAGCCTGATTCTATTGGCAACATTTTTCTGCTGCCTGTCAGGCACCACTTTCCTACCGGCGCAAACGATCGTCCTCAACGAATTGCTGGCTTCCAACCAGGCCGTGATTCTGGATGAAGACGGCGAAGCCAGCGACTGGCTCGAGCTGTACAACGCCGGCACGGCACCCGTCAATCTGTCCGGTTACACGATCACCGACAAGGCCGAAGAGCCGGCGCAGTGGGTCTTTCCGGAAGTCACGTTGGCGCCCGCATCATATTTGTTGGTCTGGGCCTCGGGCAAGGACCGGCCGGATCCGGCGCATTTACACACCAACTTCAAACTCGGCGGCAGCGGCGAGTTTCTCGGCCTGTTCGATCCCGCCGGCGTCGTGGTGGACTCGCTCACTTTTGGCGCACAGACCACGGATGTCTCCTACGGCCGGTTGCCGGACGGCAGCGCCACTTTCGTCTTCATGCAGACACCCACGCCGGCAGCCGCCAACCGCGGGGATACACCGCCGGAGACCAACCTGACCTTCTCCCAGCCCCAGGGCGTCTATCAGGGCAGCGTGACGGTGGCGCTGAGCACTAATCATCCCACCGGCGAAATCCGCTACACCCTCACCGGTGACGAACCCACCGCACAAACCAGCCGCTACACGCAACCGTTGACCTTCACCCGCACCACTGTGCTGCGCGCGCGGGTGTTTGCCGGCGGCGAAGCGCAGACTCGCATTATCTCGGGCACGTACATTCTGAACGACCGGCCCAATCTACCGATCATCGTGGTTGCCACTGCACCCGCGAACCTGTGGGATGCTGAGATTGGCATCTACGTCAACCCGCAAGGCGAAGGCGACGCCTGGGAACGGCCGGTCGATGTCGCGCTCATCGAAAACGGCGTCACGCAATTCGCCGCGCCCGCCGGCATTCGCATTCACGGCAACAGCTCGCGCGTCGACGCCAAGAAGAGCCTGCGGCTGTATTTTCGCAGCGACTATGGCCAAAGCACGCTGGATTACCGCGTCTTCCCGCAGAAGCCCATCGACAAATTCAAGCGACTCGTGCTCTATGCGCCCTCCGGCGATCAAGCCACCGGCAGCGGGACCTTTACGATGGTCAACGATGCCTTGACGCATTCTCTTTGGCATGAAGTCGGCGGCGCCATCTCGGCGTTTCGCCCGGCGGCGCTCTATCTGAATCATGAGTATTGGGGAGTCTATTGGATCCGTGAGCGCATCGACGACGAGTACATCGAATCCAATTACGGCATCACCGACATGGACTTGCACCGCTCGCAGTGGGGCACTTCCGAGCCGGAGCTGCGTGAAGGCGATGCCGTGTTTTGGGACGAGACCTTTGCCTTTTTCGAACAGAACGATCTGCGCGTGCCGGCGAATTACGAACGCGTCAAGAGCCGTTATGCCGACCTCGAGAATTTCACCGATTATCACATCATGAACATTTTCGGCGCGAACTGGGACTGGCCGCACAACAACCTCGACCGCTGCCATGATCGCGCCGGCGACCCGCGCTGGTTTTGGATCATGTGGGACACGGGCGCGGCCTGGCGGCACGCCTCGCCCGACCACCCCACCCTGGCATGGGCCACGCGCGACCAAGTTCGCACCGACATCAAATTCAACGACGATGAAAGCCTGCTGTGGAGCACGCTGATGCTGCGCCGGCTGTTGGCCAACGGGGAATATCGCCGGTATTTCATCAACCGCTTCGCCGATCTCATCAACACCACGCTTGCCAGCCGGAATGTCGAATCCCATCTCAACCGGCTCGTGGCGCTGATCGCACCGGAAATGGAGCGCGAGTTGACGCGCTGGGGCAGCGAAGATCACAGCGTATGGGAGCGCAACCTCAACGCGGTGCGGAATTTCATTCACGAGCGGCCGGCCTATCAACGCGAGCAACTCATGCAGAAATTCGGTTTGTCCGGCATGGCCACGGTCTCGATTCTGCCGGCGGAAGGCGAAGGCCAAGTGACGCTCAATACGATCACGCCGGTTGACCTGCCCTGGCAGGGCGAATACTTCCGCGGCATTCCCCTCACCGTCAAGGCAACGCCCAGTCCCGGCTACGCTTTCGAACGCTGGAGCGATGCCAGCCTGCCGGCGAAGGCCGAAATCTCCCTCACCCTCAACCGCGACCTCGCACTACAGGCGATCTTCAGCACGGAAACCGACACCTTTTTCATCTCCGAGCTAAGGATCGGGCCGGTGACCGCCAATGCCGCCACCATCGTGTGGCGCACCAACAAGGCGGCGCAGACGCAAATCGAATACGGCACGACGGCAGCCTACGGCCAGCAAACGCCCTGGACCAGCACGTTTCTCACCCGTCACGAAATCACCTTGTCAGGTTTGACGCCGGACACGCGCTATCATTTTCGTGTGCGCAACCGCGACCGCGAGGGCAACGAAGTGAACTCCGCTGACAGTGTGTTCACAACGCTGGCGTTCACACCGGTGCGCGTGGCGGCGCGGGTCGAGATCGATCCGCACAATGAATGGGAATTTTTCACCTGCCGCGTGTTCAATCTGTCGGAAGTCGCGCGCCTCACCCAGGTGGAGATCGCCGGCCAGGACGAAAGCGCGTTCGATCTCTTCCGCAACGGTAACAGCTTTACGGTGACCCCCGACGTGGAAGAGAACAATGATAACGTCACCTCCCAGGCAGTGACGCTCACGTTTGCCGGCGGCGGCCTGGCCCCGGGCGCGAGCGACAGCAACGGCGAAGACAATGATTTGGATTGGCTGACGCGGCGGGTGCAAATCACCGTTCATTTCGATGACGGTAACGTGCTCTCCGGCGAGGCGATGAATGAGGGCGACACGGATGACGGCAATCCGGATTTGTGGGCGGTTGATCTCTCGCTCAACGGCGTGCCGGAGGTCAAACGGGGAGAAACCTCGGTGGCCGCCAGCTCCGCACTGCCGCGGGCCTTCGCGCTGGCGCCGAATTACCCGAATCCGTTCAATTCCGGCACGCTGTGGCCGCTGGATTTGCCGGAGAACGGATTGTTGCGCGCGGTGATTTACAACTTGCAGGGCCAGCGCGTCGCCGAGTTATCCGACCAACGCTGGCAAGCGGGCCGGCACACGCTGCGTTGGGAAGGCAAAGACAGCGCGGGACGGACGGTGAGCAGCGGCATCTATCTGTTGCGGCTGTTTTTTGAAGGAGAATCCGGCAGCCGGCAAGTGGTGACGCGGCGGCTGGTGTTCTTGCGCTGA
- a CDS encoding outer membrane protein assembly factor yields the protein MPRQLATPLLLICLLALARGANGQQNNANEAATQAAKSEVRVPGALYVRGGLHRFFFGAHYRDVWAAPVTVPVLDLANFAGGLTPSKKGGGLQTKSLRFKSGDGREFAFRSLDKDPSKTLPPELHETVAADIIQDQISSAHPYAALVVPAIAEAAGVLHANPLLVIMPDDPRLGEFRQEFGGLLGMIEERPADGPNGETGFAGSKKIVGSDDLFVELQEDNDDYVEPRAYLRARLLDIFLGDWDRHPDQWRWARFSEGTKKIWLPIPRDRDQAFAKFDGLLPAFAERRYVVKQLENFAKQEPDIVSLTHSGRHTDRKFLNRLSWPEFQQVTEAFVAGLTDSVLAYAVRQLPPAVYEINGPELEQRLKQRRNHMPEAARQYYRLLAEHVEIKMSDKPEYAEIDRSMKDQVTVKIFKYDDESGEKKDDLLFQRTFFRNETKELRLFLMGGRDKAVARGHAGTGITVRLIGGAGEDEFVNEAGGATVIYDVAGTTRVSGTGMRRQLGTSDSLVNRHEDKPARPDYGGEARPIPFLAYTPDDGLFLGHGQAWYHYAFRKHPYDYKMTLRGNLAFATGAFRLRYTADLVDVIKHVRFGLEAGATVPREVRNFHGFGNQSPRAVAQAGTTNLTDYYRVRTHEYWLQPSLRCDLLPYLHASVAGALKYTDTDAEENTFVRQTRPFGVTINGLAELSSRLELDLRDRPVATTRGLYASSRVAHVPAVFDNNSAFTKGAAELRLYYSPLSRLTLALRTAGEKIWGEAFPYYEAAYAGGNASVRGFRRERFAGEAAAIGNAELRAYLVRTKIVFPTDFGLFVFGDAGRVWFESQSPGGWHTSLGGGLWLAPIYRTFTFSVGIAGSAEGKLVTAGGGFMF from the coding sequence ATGCCACGCCAGCTTGCCACGCCGTTGCTGTTGATCTGCCTGCTCGCGTTGGCGCGCGGGGCCAACGGGCAACAAAATAACGCGAATGAAGCTGCCACGCAAGCCGCAAAGAGTGAAGTGCGCGTGCCGGGTGCACTTTACGTTCGCGGCGGATTGCATCGCTTCTTCTTCGGCGCGCATTATCGTGATGTCTGGGCTGCGCCGGTGACCGTGCCGGTTCTCGATCTGGCGAATTTTGCCGGCGGCCTGACCCCTTCAAAAAAAGGCGGTGGTCTGCAAACCAAGTCACTGCGTTTCAAATCCGGAGACGGCCGCGAGTTTGCCTTTCGCTCGCTGGACAAAGACCCGAGCAAAACTTTGCCGCCGGAGTTGCACGAAACCGTGGCCGCCGACATCATCCAGGATCAGATCAGCAGCGCGCATCCTTACGCCGCGCTGGTGGTGCCGGCCATTGCCGAAGCTGCGGGCGTGTTGCATGCCAATCCCCTGCTCGTCATCATGCCGGATGATCCACGCCTGGGAGAATTCCGGCAGGAGTTTGGCGGGCTGCTGGGCATGATCGAAGAGCGGCCGGCGGATGGCCCCAACGGCGAAACCGGCTTTGCCGGCTCCAAAAAAATCGTCGGCAGCGATGATCTCTTCGTGGAACTGCAGGAAGACAACGACGACTATGTGGAGCCGCGCGCCTATTTGCGCGCGCGGTTGCTGGATATTTTTCTCGGCGATTGGGATCGCCATCCCGATCAGTGGCGCTGGGCGCGCTTCAGCGAGGGCACCAAAAAGATTTGGCTGCCGATTCCGCGCGACCGCGATCAGGCCTTTGCCAAATTCGACGGCCTGCTGCCCGCGTTTGCCGAACGGCGCTACGTCGTCAAACAACTCGAGAATTTCGCCAAGCAGGAACCCGATATCGTGAGCCTGACCCACTCCGGCCGCCACACCGACCGCAAATTTCTGAACCGGCTGTCGTGGCCGGAATTCCAGCAGGTGACGGAGGCGTTTGTCGCCGGCCTCACTGATTCCGTGCTGGCATATGCCGTAAGACAATTGCCCCCGGCGGTGTATGAAATCAACGGGCCGGAGTTGGAGCAGAGGCTGAAGCAACGCCGCAATCACATGCCCGAGGCGGCGCGGCAATACTATCGCCTGCTCGCGGAGCATGTCGAGATCAAAATGAGCGACAAACCGGAGTATGCCGAAATCGACCGCAGCATGAAAGATCAGGTCACGGTCAAAATCTTCAAGTACGATGATGAATCCGGCGAAAAGAAAGATGACCTGTTGTTTCAGCGTACCTTCTTTCGCAATGAGACCAAGGAATTACGCCTGTTCCTGATGGGCGGCCGGGACAAAGCGGTGGCGCGCGGCCACGCCGGCACAGGCATTACCGTGCGCCTGATTGGCGGCGCGGGCGAAGATGAATTCGTCAATGAAGCCGGCGGCGCAACCGTCATCTATGATGTCGCCGGCACGACCCGGGTCAGTGGCACCGGCATGCGCCGGCAGCTCGGCACGAGCGATTCCCTCGTCAATCGCCACGAGGACAAACCCGCCCGGCCCGACTATGGCGGAGAGGCCAGGCCGATTCCGTTTTTGGCCTACACTCCTGATGACGGCCTGTTCCTCGGTCACGGCCAAGCCTGGTATCATTACGCCTTTCGCAAACATCCCTATGACTACAAGATGACGCTGCGCGGCAATCTGGCCTTTGCCACCGGCGCATTTCGGCTGCGCTACACCGCTGACCTCGTGGATGTGATCAAGCACGTTCGCTTCGGTCTGGAGGCCGGTGCCACGGTGCCGCGTGAAGTGCGCAATTTTCACGGCTTCGGCAACCAGTCGCCGCGCGCGGTGGCGCAGGCGGGAACAACCAATCTCACTGATTATTATCGTGTGCGCACGCACGAATACTGGCTGCAACCTTCCTTGCGCTGCGATTTGTTGCCGTATTTGCACGCCAGCGTGGCCGGCGCTCTGAAATACACTGACACGGATGCGGAAGAAAACACCTTCGTCCGGCAGACCCGGCCTTTCGGCGTGACCATCAACGGCTTGGCAGAGTTGAGCAGCCGCCTGGAGTTGGATTTGCGCGACCGGCCGGTGGCCACCACCCGCGGCTTGTACGCCAGCAGCCGGGTGGCGCACGTGCCGGCGGTATTCGACAACAACAGCGCTTTCACCAAGGGTGCGGCGGAATTGCGGCTTTACTATTCACCGTTGTCGCGGTTGACGCTGGCGCTGCGCACCGCCGGCGAAAAAATATGGGGCGAGGCGTTTCCTTATTACGAGGCGGCCTATGCCGGCGGCAATGCCTCGGTGCGGGGGTTCCGGCGGGAACGCTTTGCGGGCGAAGCCGCCGCCATCGGCAACGCTGAGTTGCGCGCTTATCTCGTGCGCACCAAAATCGTCTTTCCCACCGATTTCGGCCTCTTTGTTTTTGGAGATGCCGGCCGTGTTTGGTTTGAATCCCAAAGTCCGGGCGGCTGGCACACGAGCCTGGGCGGCGGTTTGTGGCTGGCGCCGATCTATCGCACTTTCACGTTTTCTGTCGGAATTGCAGGCTCGGCCGAGGGGAAACTGGTCACGGCTGGTGGCGGCTTCATGTTTTGA
- the gatC gene encoding Asp-tRNA(Asn)/Glu-tRNA(Gln) amidotransferase subunit GatC yields MSISIEETRHLARLAKLTFSEEELARLARELDAIVGYVEQLKELNVENVPATAHVLDLCNVFREDRVAQDNSVEEILQNAPAHKLGYFSVPKVIG; encoded by the coding sequence ATGTCGATCTCCATTGAAGAAACAAGGCATCTCGCCCGGCTCGCCAAGCTCACTTTCAGTGAAGAGGAGCTGGCCCGTCTCGCTCGGGAATTGGATGCCATCGTAGGCTACGTGGAACAGCTCAAAGAGCTCAACGTGGAGAACGTGCCGGCCACGGCGCATGTGCTCGACCTCTGCAACGTCTTTCGCGAAGACCGGGTGGCGCAGGACAACTCAGTGGAAGAAATTCTGCAAAATGCGCCCGCGCACAAGCTCGGCTATTTCTCGGTGCCGAAAGTCATCGGCTAG